A region of Porites lutea chromosome 13, jaPorLute2.1, whole genome shotgun sequence DNA encodes the following proteins:
- the LOC140922744 gene encoding uncharacterized protein isoform X1: MNQTGEVCSTILTPKTKLDGVLPFKTEEINFRKKMRDNEFGTPGQLGKGPLQSCRNSARSEHRYKNMLHLWEFLLELLADESCRSIICWRRREEGEFELLNQQEVAKRWGILKQRGRMDYGKLSRALRLYYRDGIITKVKGQRLVYKFNNLPYTYKPGITRPFYRDRFPTPKSSLGEHEPREDKPLVPQMRISCTTATQPFPCFIPFQGRLSSWPVHPINSPRVCRCGHRLETSFSSANCSSRSRVFFPFLSFSVSHGFNLHEPACSHDTNPQLDSKKIPFSMIVRPAC, encoded by the exons GTGTTTTGCCCTTCAAAACAGAGGAAATTAATTTCAGAAAGAAGATGCGTGACAATGAATTTGGTACTCCTGGGCAGCTTGGGAAGGGCCCTTTGCAGAGCTGCAGAAATTCAGCACGGTCGGAACACAGGTACAAGAATATGTTGCATCTTTGGGAGTTTCTCTTGGAACTTCTGGCTGATGAGAGCTGCAGATCTATAATATGCTGGAGAAGGAGGGAAGAAGGAGAGTTTGAGCTTTTGAACCAACAGGAGGTGGCCAAAAGATGGGGAATATTGAAACAGAGGGGTAGAATGGACTACGGGAAGCTAAGTCGGGCCTTGAGATTGTACTATCGAGATGGAATAATTACCAAG GTGAAAGGCCAAAGGCTGGTCTACAAGTTTAACAACCTTCCTTACACTTATAAACCAGGAATCACAAGGCCGTTTTATCGCGATCGGTTTCCAACACCAAAATCAAGTCTTGGTGAACATGAACCACGAGAGGACAAGCCTTTGGTGCCTCAGATGCGCATAAGTTGTACAACTGCTACACAACCATTTCCctgttttattccttttcaAGGAAGACTTTCGTCTTGGCCTGTACATCCTATCAATTCACCACGAGTTTGTCGCTGCGGGCACAGGCTGGAAACTTCTTTCTCGTCAGCAAACTGCTCTTCAAGAAGTCgagttttctttccatttttatCATTCTCAGTGTCACATGGTTTTAACCTTCATGAGCCTGCCTGTTCTCATGATACAAATCCGCAGTTAGATAGCAAGAAGATTCCCTTTTCGATGATTGTGAGACCTGCTTGTTAG
- the LOC140922744 gene encoding uncharacterized protein isoform X2: protein MIHDLRGVLPFKTEEINFRKKMRDNEFGTPGQLGKGPLQSCRNSARSEHRYKNMLHLWEFLLELLADESCRSIICWRRREEGEFELLNQQEVAKRWGILKQRGRMDYGKLSRALRLYYRDGIITKVKGQRLVYKFNNLPYTYKPGITRPFYRDRFPTPKSSLGEHEPREDKPLVPQMRISCTTATQPFPCFIPFQGRLSSWPVHPINSPRVCRCGHRLETSFSSANCSSRSRVFFPFLSFSVSHGFNLHEPACSHDTNPQLDSKKIPFSMIVRPAC from the exons GTGTTTTGCCCTTCAAAACAGAGGAAATTAATTTCAGAAAGAAGATGCGTGACAATGAATTTGGTACTCCTGGGCAGCTTGGGAAGGGCCCTTTGCAGAGCTGCAGAAATTCAGCACGGTCGGAACACAGGTACAAGAATATGTTGCATCTTTGGGAGTTTCTCTTGGAACTTCTGGCTGATGAGAGCTGCAGATCTATAATATGCTGGAGAAGGAGGGAAGAAGGAGAGTTTGAGCTTTTGAACCAACAGGAGGTGGCCAAAAGATGGGGAATATTGAAACAGAGGGGTAGAATGGACTACGGGAAGCTAAGTCGGGCCTTGAGATTGTACTATCGAGATGGAATAATTACCAAG GTGAAAGGCCAAAGGCTGGTCTACAAGTTTAACAACCTTCCTTACACTTATAAACCAGGAATCACAAGGCCGTTTTATCGCGATCGGTTTCCAACACCAAAATCAAGTCTTGGTGAACATGAACCACGAGAGGACAAGCCTTTGGTGCCTCAGATGCGCATAAGTTGTACAACTGCTACACAACCATTTCCctgttttattccttttcaAGGAAGACTTTCGTCTTGGCCTGTACATCCTATCAATTCACCACGAGTTTGTCGCTGCGGGCACAGGCTGGAAACTTCTTTCTCGTCAGCAAACTGCTCTTCAAGAAGTCgagttttctttccatttttatCATTCTCAGTGTCACATGGTTTTAACCTTCATGAGCCTGCCTGTTCTCATGATACAAATCCGCAGTTAGATAGCAAGAAGATTCCCTTTTCGATGATTGTGAGACCTGCTTGTTAG